A portion of the Lolium rigidum isolate FL_2022 chromosome 1, APGP_CSIRO_Lrig_0.1, whole genome shotgun sequence genome contains these proteins:
- the LOC124684122 gene encoding ATP synthase subunit alpha, mitochondrial produces the protein MEFSPRAAELTTLLESRMTNFYTNFQVDEIGRVVSVGDGIARVYGLNEIQAGEMVEFASGVKGIALNLENENVGIVVFGSDTAIKEGDLVKRTGSIVDVPAGKAMLGRVVDALGVPIDGKGALSDHERRRVEVKAPGIIERKSVHEPMQTGLKAVDSLVPIGRGQRELIIGDRQTGKTAIAIDTILNQKQMNSXXTNESDTLYCVYVAIGQKRSTVAQLVQILSEANALEYSILVAATASDPAPLQFLAPYSGCAMGEYFRDNGMHALIIYDDLSKQAVAYRQMSLLLRRPPGREAFPGDVFYLHSRLLERAAKRSDQTGAGSSTALPVIETQAGDVSAYIPTNVISITDGQICLETELFYRGIRPAINVGLSVSRVGSAAQLKAMKQVCGSSKLELAQYREVAAFAQFGSDLDAATQALLNRGARLTEVPKQPQYEPLPIEKQIVVIYAAVNGFCDRMPLDRISQYEKAILTTINPELQKSFLEKGGLTNERKMEPDASLKESALPYL, from the exons ATGGAATTCTCACCTAGAGCTGCGGAACTCACGACTCTATTAGAAAGTAGAATGACCAACTTTTACACGAATTTTCAAGTGGATGAGATCGGTCGAGTGGTCTCAGTTGGAGATGGGATTGCACGTGTTTATGGATTGAACGAGATTCAAGCTGGAGAAATGGTGGAATTTGCCAGCGGTGTGAAAGGAATAGCCTTGAATCTTGAGAATGAGAATGTAGGTATTGTTGTCTTTGGTAGTGATACCGCTATCAAAGAAGGAGATCTTGTCAAGCGCACTGGATCTATTGTGGATGTTCCTGCGGGAAAGGCCATGTTAGGCCGTGTGGTCGACGCCTTGGGAGTACCTATTGATGGAAAAGGGGCTCTAAGCGATCACGAACGAAGACGTGTCGAAGTGAAAGCCCCAGGGATTATTGAACGTAAATCTGTGCACGAACCCATGCAAACAGGCTTAAAAGCTGTGGATAGCCTGGTTCCTATAGGCCGTGGTCAACGAGAACTTATAATCGGGGACAGACAAACTGGAAAAACTGCAATAGCTATCGATACTATATTAAACCAAAAGCAAATGAACTC NNNNNGCACAAATGAGAGTGATACATTGTATTGTGTCTATGTTGCGATTGGACAAAAACGCTCGACTGTGGCACAATTAGTTCAAATTCTTTCAGAAGCGAATGCTTTGGAATATTCCATTCTTGTAGCAGCCACCGCTTCGGATCCTGCTCCTCTGCAATTTCTGGCCCCATATTCAGGGTGTGCCATGGGGGAATATTTCCGCGATAATGGAATGCACGCATTAATTATATATGATGATCTAAGTAAACAGGCGGTGGCATATCGACAAATGTCATTATTGTTACGCCGACCACCAGGCCGTGAGGCTTTCCCAGGGGATGTTTTCTATTTACATTCCCGTCTCTTAGAAAGAGCCGCTAAACGATCGGACCAGACAGGTGCAGGTAGCTCGACTGCGTTACCCGTGATTGAAACACAAGCTGGAGACGTATCGGCCTATATCCCCACCAATGTGATCTCCATTACAGATGGACAAATCTGTTTGGAAACAGAGCTCTTTTATCGCGGAATTAGACCAGCTATTAACGTTGGCTTATCCGTAAGTCGCGTCGGGTCTGCCGCTCAGTTGAAAGCTATGAAACAAGTCTGCGGTAGTTCAAAACTGGAATTGGCACAATATCGCGAAGTGGCCGCCTTCGCTCAATTTGGGTCAGACCTTGATGCTGCGACTCAGGCATTACTCAATAGAGGTGCAAGGCTTACAGAAGTGCCCAAACAACCACAATATGAACCACTTCCAATTGAAAAACAAATTGTTGTGATTTATGCTGCTGTCAACGGCTTCTGTGATCGAATGCCACTAGACAGAATTTCTCAATATGAAAAAGCCATTCTAACTACTATTAATCCAGAATTACAAAAATCCTTCTTAGAAAAAGGTGGCTTAACTAACGAAAGAAAGATGGAACCTGATGCTTCTTTAAAAGAAAGCGCTTTGCCTTACCTTTGA